TTTTCCTGGAGCACCCGGAGCAGCTTCACCTGCAGGTTCGGGCTCATGTCGCCGATCTCGTCGAGGAAGATCGTGCCGCCGTTGGCGGCGGAGAAGCGGCCCTCGCGATGGGCCACCGCGTTGGTGAAGGCCCCCCGGACATGGCCAAAGAGCTCGGATTCGAGCAACTCCTCCGGGATGGCGCCGCAGTTGACGGTGACGAGAGGCCGGTCGGCCCGGGGGCTGTTGTAGTGGAGGGCCCGGGCGATCACCTCTTTCCCGGTGCCGCTCTCGCCCGTGATCAGGACGGTGCTGTCGGTTTCCGCCACGCGCCGCACGACCTCGAGAACATCGTGGAGGCCTCCACGAGCGCCGACGATGTTGTCGAAGTGGTAGCGATCGTGGAGCTGATGTTGGAGGTGTCGATTCTCGGATTTCAGTCGCCCATGCTCGATGGCCTGGCCCACCAACCGGCGCAAGACGTCCTGTTGGGGCCCGTCCATGGCCTTCTCGAGGTACCAGTAGGCCCCGGCGCGCAGGGCTTCTACGGAGGCTTCCGCGCCACCGTAGCCCGTGACGACGATGCAAGGCAGCTCGGGATGCAGATCGTGGATCTGGCGAACCAGCTCGAGCCCGCTGATTCCCGGCATCTTGACGTCGCACATCACCAGGTCGAGAGGGCCGGCCGTGACCGCAGCCATGGCCTCGGTCGCGTCCTTGGCAGATGAAACCTGGTAGCCACCACGGGTCAACACCCGCTCGACGGCCCGTCGATACAGTTCGTGGTCGTCGACGACCAGCACGTGGGGCTTGCCCAGGGCGAAACCTCTTCCGGGGGGAAGTGGCCGCAAGGTAGGAATCGAGCGCGCTGCCTTCAACCCACCCGAAAGGATCCGGGGGTCCGATTCAACCCGGCCGGGGTTGCCGCCGATGAGGCCTGCATGACCTCGGAGCGCGTACCCCCCGCGAGCCAGGACTCGATCTCCGAGTTCGGCGCGCCGGCAAGCCCGGATTCCAAGCCCGGGTCGGGTTCTGCGACTCGTGAGGCGGGTATCGAGGCCGGTGGTCGGATCCTCCTGGTGGATGACGAGCCGCTCTTCGTACGTGCCATGGATCGTATCTTGCGCCCCGAGCAGCATACCTTGATGGCCGCCTCCTGCTGGGCCGAGTTCGAGCCCCAGTTGGCCGATCCCACACTTGACCTGGTGCTCCTGGATCTGGTGCTGGGGACGGTCGACGGAATCGCGGTACTCGAGCGGATCAAGGCCTTGCGGCCGGATCTGGAAGTCATCGTCCTGACAGGCCACGCCAGCGTAGAGAGCGCGGTGGGCTGCATGCGCCTCGGTGCCTTCGACTATCTCGAGAAGCCCGTGAGCGATATCCATCGGGTGCGAAATACGGTGCGTCGCGCCATCGAACGCCGGCGGCTGGTCCATCGCACCCGGATGCTCGAGCAGGAGTTGGCAGGGCGCGAGGGTGCGCCCGAGTTGATCGGCGGCGTGCCTTCGATGCGGGCGATCGTGCGGATGATCGAGAGTCTCCGCCACAACGAGTCCAACGTGCTCGTGCAAGGCGAGAGCGGGACCGGCAAGGAGATCGTTGCGCGCGCCATCCACGCCGCGAGTCTGCGCAAGGATTGCACCTTCGTCCCGGTCGATTGCGGTGCGCTGCCGGAGACGATCATCGAGAGCGAGCTCTTCGGGCACGAGAAGGGCGCCTTTACCGGCGCCGTGGGTGCCCCGGGGCTCTTCCGGGTCGCAGACGGCGGGACGCTCTTCCTCGACGAGATCGGCGAGATCCAGCCGAGCGTGCAGGCCAAGCTGCTGCGCGCATTGCAGCAGAAGGAAGTCCGCCCCGTGGGCGCGACGCATGCCATGCCGGTGGACATCCGGGTCATCTGCGCGACCAATCGGGATCTGTCCGAGATGGTCGCGGAAGGCAGCTTCCGCCAGGATCTCTACTACCGGTTGAACGTCGTTCGCATCGAGCTTCCGCCGCTTCGTGAGCGCAGCGAGGATGTGGCGCTACTTGCCCAACACCTCCTTCACAAGCATCGCCGGCCGGATTCCCCTGTGCGCGGCTTCACGCCGGAGGCGCTGGAGCGGCTGTGCGGGCAACGCTGGCCCGGCAACGTTCGCGAGCTGGAGAACGCCATCGAATCTGCCCTTGCCCTGGCCCAGGACGAGCGGCTCGGTGTCGCAGATTTCCGGGACGGCCATTCGCCGCTGCCGGTGCTGGCAATGAAACCCGCCGACGCGGCTGTGCCGCTTTCCCTCGAGGCCTACGAGCGTCTGGCTCTGGAGCGAGCGCTGGAGGAGAGCCGCGGCGATGCCAGCGAGGCTGCACGCAGGCTCGGCATTGGTCGCTCTACCTTGTACCGCAAGCTCTCCAAGCACGGGATCGAGGCGGGCCGACGCGCGACCCATCCGACGGGACCGGTGGGTAGGCTCGAAGCCGTCCGGTAGACTTGCGCCGTCGCCCCCCGCGACACCTGATAGGCGAGAGGATCGAGCGTGATCGGCGGGCTCCATCGAAGCGGGTGCGGGCTGTGAACGCGGCTTCCGGTGTGGCGGTCCACGTGCTGATCGCGGAGCCCTTTCAGGAAGGCCCCACGGCGACGTCCACCGCGGATGCGCTTCGGCGGCTGGGCCCGGCGGTTCAGCTCGAATTGCATCATGAGGTTCGCGTCGCTGCCGCCGCCCTGCGGGCTCGGCACGCGGATCTGGCTGTTCTCGATTGCCGCCTCGGCGACGATCTCTGGTCTCTCTTGCAACGCGCAGGAGAGGGTGCGACGCCGGCGATCGTGATCGGCGAGGCCAATGACGAGTCCTTCGCACTCCGGGCCTTTCGTGCTGGTGCCGCTGCTTGCGTGGCCCGCGGCCCTGCGCTCGGTGACGACCTTTCGATCGCTGCGCGCGAGCAGCTCCAATGGCTGCGCCGGATCAAGGCCAGCGTTCCGCCGGTCGAGAACGTGGAAAACGCTGGTAGTCTGGGGCGTTACAGCGGGCATGTGATCGAAAACATGAATAGCGCGGTGCTGGTCCTCGATTGCCATGCGAGGGTCTCCTACGCCAATCCCACGGCTGAGAGGGTGCTCGGCGCGGGGTCCGGAGAACTCACCGGGCGGGACATCCGCGATTGGTTCCCGGGCGCCGGTCCGGGCGACGTGCTGCCACTTCTGACGCTCGAAGAAGGTACGCGCTTTCGCGGCGTCGAGACGGTTCTGACGAGGGCCGACGGAACCTTGATCCCCACCGGGATCTCCTGCGCACCACTCGTCGATGCGAGCGGTGTCCGCGAGGGTGCCGTCGCGATCTTCCAGGACCTGACCGAGATCAAGCAGCTCCAGCGCCAGGTTCTACAGACGGAAAAGATGGCCTCGATCGGCCAGTTGGCAGCGGGCGTGGCCCACGAGATCAACAACCCGATGGGCTTCATCCACGCGAACCTCTCCCAGCTCACCGAGTACCTCGATGACTTGCAGAAGGTCTGGGCCCACGTGGAGGGTCTGCGCGCTGCGGCCGGACGCGAAAGGCTCGATGGCCAGGAGGTTCGGGATGCGGCCAGCGCGTTGGACGGCACCATCCAGGCCGTCGACGCGAACTTCCTGATGCAGGATTTCGGCACGGCGATTCGGGAATCGCTGGAGGGGTCCGAACGGATCCGCGCGATCGTCACCGACCTGCGGGCCTTCTCCCACCAGGACACTGCCGAGCGGGCGCTGTGTGACGTGAACCGGGCATTGGATTCTACGGCCCACATCGTGTGGACCATGATGAAGCACTCGGTCGTCCTGACGAAGCAGTACGCCGAGCTCGCGCCCGTGGTCTGCTTCCCGATGCAGCTGAAGCAGGTGTTCATGAACCTGCTGGTGAATGCCTGCCAGGCCATCGAGGAACGGGCGGCCCAGGAAGAGCTGCGCGGAGAGATCCGACTGCAGACGGAGCTGCAAGGCGATGAGGTCCTGATCAGCGTATCGGACAATGGCGCGGGGATGCCGAAGGCCACCCTGGACCGGATCTTCGATCCGTTCTTCACCACCAAGGAAGTGGGTGTCGGTACCGGCCTTGGCCTCTCGACCTCTTTCAATCTGATCCGGAACCACGGCGGTATGCTGCGGGTCGAGAGCGAGCTGGGCCGCGGTACGAGCTTCGAGGTTCGGCTGCCGCTGGGCGATCCGGATGAGTTGCTGTGAGCGAGCCGCTCCCGGTCGTCCTGCTCGTGGATGACGAGAAGCACATCCTCTCCGCACTCAGCCGCTCGCTGCGTCGCGAGGGCTACGAAATCCTGACCGCAGGCGGCGCCGACGAAGCGCTTCGGCTGCTTGGCGAACGACAGGTCGACCTGATCGTCTCGGACCAGAAGATGCCGGGTACTCACGGCATCGCATTCCTCAGCGAGGTCGAGCGCGGCGGAAGCCGTGTGCCACGGGTTCTTCTGACCGGCTGGCCCGAAGAGATCCCCCAGGCCGAGATCGACCGCGCCGGGATCACAGCCCTGCTTCCCAAGCCGTGGGACGATGCAGAGCTGAAATCGACCCTTCGATCCTGCTTGGCGCGCTAGGGCGGCGGCCGAGCGTCGGGCTGCTCAGGTACCCTTGGGAAGTCGGCTCAGGTATTCAAGATCGGTCTTCTGGGAAGCCTTCCCGCCGACCAACAGGACCCGGAAGCGACGGCTCTGGCCCTTGGTCGTGTAGAGGCGGCCCTTGCCCGCGAAGCCCATCTCGAAGACGTTGAGATGAACGGGTAGACCCCCGACCTTGCGCCTCACGCCCGCGTTCTCCGGATCGTCACACAGCTTCTTCAACGCTTCTTCTGCCCGAAGCTTCTGGCTCTCGTCTCCCAGGGCGAGAATGCCCTCGATGGCGTGATCGTCGACTTCGAGTTCCTTGTAGAGGGTGCGCAGGCGGCGGGTCATCAGCTCGGAATCCTTGCTGGCGCCCTTGCCCGTGCGTTTGACCTGCTTCTGCAGGCGGCGGATCTCGTCGTCTTTGGACTCGAGATCTCCGGTCGCTTCTTCGAGCAGCTCCTCCAGCGCGCGACGTTCCTCATTCAGTTCCGAACTGCCGGCGGCTGCCGCCCGAAGCGATGCCTCCCGGTCTTCGACCTCGGCCAGGCGGGCGCGCAGGCGGGTCCGCTCGTCTTGGAGCGTTTCGATTTCCTCGAAATAGATCTCTTTCTCCGGCTCCACCTCGGCAAGCCGGCCTCGAACCTGGCCGAGTTCCAGGGCGATGGATCGGGCGCGCTCCGCCATGGAAGCTCGTTCATCCATGACGCCTCGAAGGGCTTGTTCTTCGAGCCGGGTCAGGCGTCGGGTGTAACCGATCAGGCTCGTCAACAGGAGCGCCGCGTACGCGACGAGGATGCCGTTGGCGGCAAGGGCGTTGTGGGGAACGCTCACCTCGACATCGACGATGGCCGGCAACAGTTCCGCGCCGTTCGAATCGGAGGGCGCCACGGGCGGGGCGTAGCTTCCCGCAAACAAGAGGGTGGTGCCGTCCGCTCCAAGCACGATCGGGCGTACCCGGATGCGCCCGACACGGATCCAGGCGGAACTCGCGAGAAGCGCGTCGAGGCGGTCTCGGACCTGGCCCGCGACCGGCCCGTCATCGGGGTCTACGTGGGTGGCGGCCTCGACTTGGGAATTGAAGTGGGCGGTCATCACCGCCTCGAAGGCCTCCACGGAGAAGACGTAGGCAATCAGGAACAGGAAGATCGCGAGGTAGGTGAAACGGAAGCCGGCGAGCCGTTCCAGGGGGCCCTGGCGGTCCTCGTCCGAATCCCCGGGGGCTTCCCGCTCCGGCGTGTGTACGGCGGTATCCATGGCTGCAATCAAGGTACGGCTTGCTCCGAGGAATCCCCAATAAGCGAATGACCAGGTAGAGACACCGCACCTGGCTCGAAGGTTGCTACGGTGCGCCGCCATGCGTTTGGTGGATCTAGACCGGGATATGAGCGATGTCATTCCGACCGGGACGACGCGGGATAGTGAGTTCGTCTTCGATCGAATG
This window of the bacterium genome carries:
- a CDS encoding sigma-54-dependent Fis family transcriptional regulator, giving the protein MDDEPLFVRAMDRILRPEQHTLMAASCWAEFEPQLADPTLDLVLLDLVLGTVDGIAVLERIKALRPDLEVIVLTGHASVESAVGCMRLGAFDYLEKPVSDIHRVRNTVRRAIERRRLVHRTRMLEQELAGREGAPELIGGVPSMRAIVRMIESLRHNESNVLVQGESGTGKEIVARAIHAASLRKDCTFVPVDCGALPETIIESELFGHEKGAFTGAVGAPGLFRVADGGTLFLDEIGEIQPSVQAKLLRALQQKEVRPVGATHAMPVDIRVICATNRDLSEMVAEGSFRQDLYYRLNVVRIELPPLRERSEDVALLAQHLLHKHRRPDSPVRGFTPEALERLCGQRWPGNVRELENAIESALALAQDERLGVADFRDGHSPLPVLAMKPADAAVPLSLEAYERLALERALEESRGDASEAARRLGIGRSTLYRKLSKHGIEAGRRATHPTGPVGRLEAVR
- a CDS encoding response regulator, with the protein product MLLGAQDTIHGTYEERLVIHQEDPTTGLDTRLTSRRTRPGLGIRACRRAELGDRVLARGGYALRGHAGLIGGNPGRVESDPRILSGGLKAARSIPTLRPLPPGRGFALGKPHVLVVDDHELYRRAVERVLTRGGYQVSSAKDATEAMAAVTAGPLDLVMCDVKMPGISGLELVRQIHDLHPELPCIVVTGYGGAEASVEALRAGAYWYLEKAMDGPQQDVLRRLVGQAIEHGRLKSENRHLQHQLHDRYHFDNIVGARGGLHDVLEVVRRVAETDSTVLITGESGTGKEVIARALHYNSPRADRPLVTVNCGAIPEELLESELFGHVRGAFTNAVAHREGRFSAANGGTIFLDEIGDMSPNLQVKLLRVLQEKTFEPVGSSETEHVDLRVIAATNQDLGKAIETKQFREDLYYRLNVIPIQVPPLRERQEDIRLLVHHFLSRDAPNPDEPPCQLSEAALDRLVAHPWPGNVRQLENSIERMVVMRGEGQIDLENLPEEFHGNGAAGPTGPALKLGEAGLSFNDVVDDFEADLIRQALERTHWNKNQAAQLLGLNRTTLIEKIKKKGLTPEA
- a CDS encoding PAS domain-containing protein; this encodes MRAVNAASGVAVHVLIAEPFQEGPTATSTADALRRLGPAVQLELHHEVRVAAAALRARHADLAVLDCRLGDDLWSLLQRAGEGATPAIVIGEANDESFALRAFRAGAAACVARGPALGDDLSIAAREQLQWLRRIKASVPPVENVENAGSLGRYSGHVIENMNSAVLVLDCHARVSYANPTAERVLGAGSGELTGRDIRDWFPGAGPGDVLPLLTLEEGTRFRGVETVLTRADGTLIPTGISCAPLVDASGVREGAVAIFQDLTEIKQLQRQVLQTEKMASIGQLAAGVAHEINNPMGFIHANLSQLTEYLDDLQKVWAHVEGLRAAAGRERLDGQEVRDAASALDGTIQAVDANFLMQDFGTAIRESLEGSERIRAIVTDLRAFSHQDTAERALCDVNRALDSTAHIVWTMMKHSVVLTKQYAELAPVVCFPMQLKQVFMNLLVNACQAIEERAAQEELRGEIRLQTELQGDEVLISVSDNGAGMPKATLDRIFDPFFTTKEVGVGTGLGLSTSFNLIRNHGGMLRVESELGRGTSFEVRLPLGDPDELL
- a CDS encoding response regulator, with protein sequence MSEPLPVVLLVDDEKHILSALSRSLRREGYEILTAGGADEALRLLGERQVDLIVSDQKMPGTHGIAFLSEVERGGSRVPRVLLTGWPEEIPQAEIDRAGITALLPKPWDDAELKSTLRSCLAR